The following proteins are encoded in a genomic region of Chaetodon auriga isolate fChaAug3 chromosome 8, fChaAug3.hap1, whole genome shotgun sequence:
- the elp6 gene encoding elongator complex protein 6, with amino-acid sequence MFTELNSILNTSPDSFTQGEFILVSDRQSDASFLIHHFLSLYLRARCKVCFLGLVQSFNHYSAVSQRLGVSLAQAKEKGQLVFLEGLKESLSVLIPRDTNTGSQAMDFLRDPSVGLKSLYEFVHSSMSSTGGSGERADGAEEWGPPVLLVDNLSVLLSLGVSVGAVLDFSHYCRAAVCSQLKGNVVMLARCDGEEEEDDGDDEGSERLLKGLTHQCSLTLHVQGLPTGFCRDIHGQVEVCWRRRQGDGQYTQKKLFQYKVHDKGASFFAPGTSSAVL; translated from the exons ATGTTTACAGAGCTCAACAGCATCTTGAACACCTCCCCTGACAGCTTCACACAG GGAGAATTTATCTtggtctcagacagacagagtgatgcCTCCTTCCTCATTCACCACTTCCTCTCTTTGTACTTACGCG ctcgCTGCAAAGTGTGTTTCCTGGGTCTGGTTCAGTCCTTCAATCATTACAGTGCAGTCAGCCAGAGACTG GGTGTAAGCTTAGCACAAGCAAAGGAAAAAGGGCAGCTGGTTTTCTTGGAGGGACTGAAGGAGTCGCTGTCTGTTTTGATTCCTCGAGACACCAACACAGGAAGTCAAGCCATGGACTTCCTCAG GGATCCTTCTGTTGGTCTGAAGAGTCTGTATGAGTTTGTCCATTCCAGTATGAGCAGTACTGGTGGCAGTGGAGAGCGAGCAGATGGTGCAGAGGAGTGGGGACCCCCGGTGTTGCTGGTGGATAAcctcagtgtgctgctgagtCTGGGGGTGAGCGTTGGAGCTGTGTTGGACTTCAGTCACTACTGCCGAGCCGCCGTCTGCTCCCAGCTAAAG GGCAATGTGGTGATGCTGGCACGCTGTGatggggaagaagaggaggacgacGGAGATGATGAAGGCTCAGAGAGACTTCTGAAGGGCCTGACCCACCAGTGTAGCCTCACTCTTCATGTACAGGGTCTCCCTACTGGCTTCTGTAGGGACATACAcggacag gtgGAAGTGTGTTGGAGGAGGAGACAAGGTGATGGACAGTACACACAGAAGAAACTCTTTCAGTACAAGGTCCACGATAAAGGAGCCTCCTTCTTTGCTCCTGGGACATCCAGTGCTGTTCTTTAG